A genome region from Candidatus Hydrogenedentota bacterium includes the following:
- a CDS encoding four helix bundle suffix domain-containing protein: protein MAAISVLVLIGVVTTVLDRQLAAQAKRFEEEGGFTERLYRVRTQRRR from the coding sequence ATCGCTGCAATCTCAGTACTTGTCCTCATTGGCGTAGTTACGACTGTTCTTGACAGACAACTCGCAGCCCAGGCCAAGAGGTTCGAAGAAGAAGGCGGATTTACTGAACGGTTGTATCGAGTTCGAACACAAAGGCGTCGATAA